One Egicoccus halophilus genomic region harbors:
- a CDS encoding Gfo/Idh/MocA family protein gives MTGAETAARPPVGVGLVGCGRIARMFHLPALRDHPGVELVGIADPDPTSRSAAVAAAPGVPVVADVGTLLRAPGLEAVVVCVPTHRHEAVAVAAFEAGVHVYVEKPLAPDLPAADRIAAAWRASGRHGVVGFNFRFHPLYGQARDALAEGSLGRLVGARTVFASSPRQLPDWKRSRATGGGALLDLATHHLDLLVHLFDAEVATVAAVTSSRRTEDDTVQLTLTFADGVSAQVLATLAAAQTDRVELFGERATLELDRMARRRPRLLPAAGPTTPRERLQAAARVVVEGASATLDGLRPPGEPSFAQAVDAFVRTVAGGTPPVAPATIGDGQHVALLVDAAERAAAQRTVVELAPADRSR, from the coding sequence GTGACAGGCGCCGAGACGGCGGCCAGGCCCCCGGTCGGGGTCGGCCTGGTCGGATGCGGACGCATCGCGCGGATGTTCCATCTCCCGGCCCTGCGGGACCATCCGGGCGTGGAGCTGGTCGGCATCGCCGACCCGGATCCCACGTCGCGGTCCGCGGCGGTCGCCGCAGCTCCAGGGGTGCCCGTCGTGGCCGACGTCGGGACCCTGCTGAGGGCCCCCGGCCTGGAGGCCGTGGTGGTGTGCGTCCCGACGCACCGGCACGAAGCGGTCGCCGTGGCCGCCTTCGAGGCCGGGGTGCACGTCTACGTGGAGAAGCCCCTCGCGCCCGACCTGCCGGCCGCCGACCGGATCGCCGCGGCGTGGCGGGCCAGCGGGCGGCACGGAGTGGTCGGCTTCAACTTCCGGTTCCACCCCCTGTACGGCCAGGCCCGTGACGCCCTCGCCGAGGGATCGCTCGGTCGGCTCGTAGGGGCCCGCACGGTGTTCGCCTCCTCGCCGCGCCAGCTGCCGGACTGGAAGCGCTCCCGCGCGACGGGTGGTGGGGCGCTGCTCGACCTCGCGACCCACCACCTCGACCTGCTCGTGCACCTGTTCGACGCCGAGGTCGCGACCGTCGCGGCGGTGACCTCCTCACGACGCACCGAGGACGACACGGTGCAGCTCACGCTCACCTTCGCCGACGGTGTCAGTGCCCAGGTCCTCGCCACGCTGGCCGCCGCCCAGACCGACCGGGTGGAGCTGTTCGGCGAACGGGCGACCCTCGAGCTCGACCGCATGGCCCGTCGACGCCCCCGGCTGCTGCCGGCCGCCGGCCCCACCACGCCCCGGGAACGGCTGCAGGCCGCGGCGCGGGTGGTCGTCGAAGGCGCCTCGGCGACGCTCGACGGGTTGCGACCGCCCGGGGAGCCGTCGTTCGCGCAGGCCGTCGACGCGTTCGTGCGCACGGTCGCGGGCGGGACCCCGCCGGTGGCGCCGGCCACGATCGGGGACGGCCAGCACGTGGCCCTCCTGGTCGACGCGGCCGAGCGTGCCGCGGCGCAACGCACCGTCGTCGAGTTGGCGCCGGCGGACCGGTCGCGGTGA
- a CDS encoding glycosyltransferase family 4 protein — MRILLVNDGASPVGGAELQMLRLRELLREAGHEVRLFASSASDLGGASQADTTTFGTTRPKLRVLNQTANPVAAAALRRELDRFAPDVVHLRMFLTQLSPLILPVLRDTPTLWQIVYYKAICPRGTKLLPDGSRCTVPAGTVCLRNRCVTPQSWALDLSQQRLWRALAGAVDVAVTLSETMRRRLAENGVRGVGVLGNGVRERAPRPPLTSPPTVVFAGRLVPEKGADLLVRAVAEVRGVVGGVRLVIAGDGPQRAELEALVDELDLRDVVQLLGHRPRAEVEDAFDPAWVQVIPGRWEEPLGNVALEAMMRGTAAVVSGHGGPAEVVEDGRTGRHVVPGSVGSLTSALAELLVDRDRCEALGTAARATALARHAEPVVLRRLLALYDEARTRATT; from the coding sequence GTGAGGATCCTGCTCGTCAACGACGGGGCGAGTCCCGTCGGGGGTGCGGAGCTGCAGATGCTGCGGCTGCGCGAGCTGCTGCGCGAGGCGGGGCACGAGGTGCGTCTGTTCGCTTCCAGCGCCTCGGATCTCGGTGGTGCGTCACAGGCCGACACCACCACCTTCGGCACCACCCGCCCCAAGCTGCGGGTGCTCAACCAGACCGCGAACCCGGTCGCGGCCGCGGCCCTGCGGCGCGAACTCGACCGGTTCGCGCCCGACGTGGTGCACCTGCGCATGTTCCTGACGCAGCTCTCGCCGCTGATCCTGCCGGTGCTGCGCGACACGCCGACGCTGTGGCAGATCGTGTACTACAAGGCCATCTGTCCGCGGGGCACCAAGCTGTTGCCCGACGGGAGCCGGTGCACGGTGCCGGCCGGCACGGTGTGCCTGCGCAACCGGTGCGTGACGCCGCAGTCGTGGGCGCTCGACCTGTCCCAGCAGCGGCTGTGGCGCGCGCTGGCGGGCGCGGTCGACGTGGCGGTCACCCTGAGCGAGACGATGCGCCGTCGGCTGGCGGAGAACGGCGTCCGCGGCGTGGGAGTGCTGGGCAACGGCGTGCGCGAGCGCGCGCCGCGGCCGCCACTGACCTCGCCCCCCACCGTCGTCTTCGCCGGTCGGCTCGTGCCCGAGAAGGGCGCCGACCTGCTGGTGCGTGCCGTCGCCGAGGTCCGCGGCGTCGTCGGGGGCGTCCGGCTGGTGATCGCGGGCGACGGGCCCCAGCGCGCCGAGCTCGAGGCACTGGTGGACGAGCTCGACCTGCGCGACGTCGTGCAGCTGCTGGGCCATCGACCCCGCGCCGAGGTCGAGGACGCGTTCGATCCGGCGTGGGTGCAGGTGATCCCCGGGCGTTGGGAGGAACCGCTCGGCAACGTCGCCCTCGAGGCCATGATGCGGGGCACCGCCGCGGTGGTCAGCGGTCACGGGGGACCGGCCGAGGTCGTCGAGGACGGCCGGACCGGCCGGCACGTCGTACCGGGATCGGTAGGGTCGCTGACGTCGGCGCTGGCCGAGCTGCTCGTCGACCGCGACCGTTGCGAGGCGCTGGGAACGGCCGCCCGCGCCACCGCCCTGGCACGTCACGCCGAACCGGTCGTGCTGCGACGACTGCTGGCCCTCTACGACGAGGCCCGCACCCGCGCGACCACCTGA
- a CDS encoding glycosyltransferase: MPTPALSVIVVTPHDFAQLRRTVAHLRVQDGVEDTELVLVAPDEAAVADAEPAELAAFGQLTVVPVGPIDNVDRAAARGMLAASAPVVATIEDHAYVQAGWIRAVLAAYEQGDWVSVGSVMGNANPDSSFSWANLMLGYGWWIDRDHAGEMDDVPSHNATYRREAVAAFGDELPRHVGRDGDLHERLRQAGGRMYLAPDASITHANPSTLAATADLRFNAGRLYGAERAEDAGWSFARRLFYALASPLIPLVRLKRFFDERLAPGRSHAELFPAVLPGLIAALVLDAAGQAVGYLRGPGAAPDVLATFEMDRLQHLDRRDRRLLSAPPAPPALPASSPPSSPPSGERP; encoded by the coding sequence GTGCCGACGCCCGCCCTCTCCGTGATCGTGGTCACCCCCCACGACTTCGCCCAACTGCGGCGCACCGTCGCGCACCTGCGGGTGCAGGATGGCGTCGAGGACACCGAACTGGTGCTGGTGGCGCCCGACGAGGCGGCGGTCGCCGACGCCGAGCCGGCGGAACTCGCCGCCTTCGGGCAGCTCACCGTCGTGCCCGTCGGCCCGATCGACAACGTCGACCGGGCCGCTGCCCGGGGCATGCTGGCGGCCAGCGCGCCGGTCGTCGCCACGATCGAGGACCACGCCTACGTCCAGGCGGGGTGGATCCGGGCCGTCCTCGCCGCCTACGAGCAGGGCGACTGGGTCTCGGTCGGCTCGGTCATGGGCAACGCCAACCCCGACTCGAGCTTCAGCTGGGCGAACCTGATGCTCGGCTACGGCTGGTGGATCGACCGCGACCACGCCGGCGAGATGGACGACGTGCCCAGTCACAACGCGACCTACCGCCGCGAGGCCGTCGCGGCGTTCGGTGACGAGTTGCCCCGGCACGTCGGTCGTGACGGTGACCTGCACGAGCGTCTGCGCCAGGCCGGCGGACGGATGTACCTCGCACCCGACGCCTCGATCACCCACGCCAACCCGTCGACGTTGGCCGCCACCGCCGACCTGCGCTTCAACGCCGGCCGTCTCTACGGCGCCGAGCGGGCCGAGGACGCCGGCTGGTCGTTCGCCCGTCGCCTGTTCTACGCGTTGGCCTCGCCGCTGATCCCGCTGGTCCGGCTCAAGCGGTTCTTCGACGAGCGCCTGGCACCGGGGCGCTCGCACGCGGAGTTGTTCCCGGCCGTGCTGCCGGGTCTGATCGCCGCGCTCGTCCTCGACGCCGCCGGGCAGGCCGTCGGGTATCTGCGCGGCCCCGGCGCGGCCCCCGACGTGCTGGCGACCTTCGAGATGGACCGTCTGCAGCACCTCGACCGGCGCGACCGTCGCCTGCTGTCGGCCCCGCCGGCACCACCGGCGCTGCCCGCGTCCTCGCCCCCGTCCTCGCCCCCGTCCGGTGAGCGGCCGTGA
- a CDS encoding glycosyltransferase: protein MTAVPRISVVVPAFRRPDRLAALLEALAAQDLAREAFEVVVVDDGSPEPLAPTGEAFSSRLQVRVHRQTNAGPAAARNTGAEVARAPLLAFTDDDCRPAPDWLRHLLAAAEADPTAMLGGRVVNAVEGDAAAEASQQLVAFLYQWWDDDHPSRFFASNNLAVPTAAFRQLGGFDTGFPRPGGEDRELCERWHATGCPLREAPLAVVHHHHAMGVRGLVRQHLNYGRGAHDLHRRRAATGERGLRVEGPQFYLRLVTYPFGRVPAPRAVLLSALLVVTQLANAVGFFDERRRWRRAQGAPSSSP, encoded by the coding sequence GTGACCGCCGTCCCGCGCATCAGCGTGGTCGTGCCGGCGTTCCGTCGACCCGACCGGCTCGCCGCGCTGCTCGAGGCCCTCGCCGCCCAGGACCTGGCGCGCGAGGCCTTCGAGGTGGTCGTCGTCGACGACGGCAGTCCCGAGCCGCTGGCACCCACCGGCGAGGCGTTCTCCTCGCGCCTGCAGGTACGGGTCCACCGGCAGACGAACGCAGGACCGGCCGCGGCCCGCAACACCGGTGCCGAGGTGGCCCGCGCACCGCTGCTGGCCTTCACCGACGACGACTGCCGACCGGCACCCGACTGGCTGCGACACCTGCTCGCGGCCGCCGAGGCCGACCCCACGGCGATGCTCGGGGGACGGGTCGTCAACGCGGTCGAGGGTGACGCCGCGGCCGAGGCCAGCCAGCAGTTGGTCGCGTTCCTCTACCAGTGGTGGGACGACGACCACCCGAGCCGCTTCTTCGCCAGCAACAACCTGGCCGTGCCGACCGCGGCCTTCCGGCAGCTCGGCGGCTTCGACACCGGCTTCCCGCGGCCGGGCGGTGAGGACCGGGAACTGTGCGAACGGTGGCACGCCACCGGGTGCCCGCTGCGCGAGGCGCCGCTCGCCGTCGTCCACCACCACCATGCCATGGGCGTGCGCGGGCTCGTCCGCCAGCACCTCAACTACGGCCGCGGAGCCCACGACCTGCACCGGCGTCGCGCCGCCACCGGGGAACGCGGTCTGCGGGTCGAGGGACCGCAGTTCTATCTCCGGCTCGTCACCTACCCGTTCGGTCGCGTCCCGGCGCCCCGGGCGGTGCTGCTCAGCGCCCTGCTGGTGGTGACGCAGCTCGCCAACGCGGTCGGGTTCTTCGACGAGCGGCGCCGTTGGCGGCGCGCTCAGGGGGCGCCGAGCAGTTCGCCGTGA
- a CDS encoding ABC transporter ATP-binding protein → MFTSVRHLVALVGREHRGRWLAVLLLALAASGLEVLSAMLVFALLARITSEVSGFEFPVIGDLRELLPVDEMTLLLVVGGIVAGFFVLRGAVILLQAYVQYRVAENAGARLATRLLAGYLAMPATFHLARNSSELIRNAFDTVQQFVREALLPLVKLVSHAILIVGLLAVLLLTAPAATFFAVAVLGPLTWLLLRIVHPRVKRMGNVSQAMSRRTLQTLQEGLAGWRDITVLGRQRAFVERFRVDRRELSRVRYLRSTAKEIPRVAIETGLILFIFAFLGVAVIVGDGALEALPVLGLFGYVALRLQPSLNEVLHAANSLKFAAAGIEHLHADLASFDPDRSLPEPAAATRPLTDELRLVGVAARYPDTHEDVLSDVDVTIRAGEYVGIVGPTGSGKSTLVDLLLGLLEPSAGQILLDGRPLSADVAGWQATVGAVHQNVFLVDASLRRNIALGVPVAEIDEERVLEAVRLAQLDRFVASLPEGLDTVIGEDGVRVSGGQRQRLAVARALYRRPSTIVFDEGTSALDRGTESQLMQALEQLRGQRTIIAVAHRLSTVQHCDKVILVDAGRVVDVAPLDVLAARHGELLGAP, encoded by the coding sequence GTGTTCACCTCCGTCCGCCACCTCGTCGCCCTCGTCGGTCGCGAACACCGCGGCCGGTGGCTCGCGGTGCTGTTGCTGGCGCTGGCGGCCTCCGGGCTCGAGGTCCTCAGCGCGATGCTCGTGTTCGCCCTGCTGGCCCGCATCACCTCCGAGGTGTCGGGGTTCGAGTTCCCGGTGATCGGGGACCTGCGCGAGCTGCTGCCGGTCGACGAGATGACGCTGCTGCTGGTCGTCGGCGGGATCGTGGCCGGGTTCTTCGTCCTGCGCGGCGCCGTCATCCTCCTGCAGGCCTACGTGCAGTACCGGGTGGCCGAGAACGCCGGTGCCCGGCTCGCGACCCGCCTGCTGGCCGGCTACCTGGCCATGCCCGCCACCTTCCATCTCGCCCGCAACTCCTCGGAGCTGATCCGCAACGCCTTCGACACCGTCCAGCAGTTCGTCCGCGAGGCCCTCCTGCCGCTGGTGAAGCTGGTCTCCCACGCGATCCTGATCGTCGGGCTGCTCGCCGTGCTGCTGCTCACCGCACCCGCGGCCACGTTCTTCGCCGTCGCGGTGCTCGGGCCGCTGACGTGGCTGCTGCTGCGGATCGTGCACCCACGCGTCAAGCGGATGGGCAACGTCTCGCAGGCGATGTCGCGTCGCACGCTGCAGACCCTGCAGGAGGGGCTGGCGGGCTGGCGCGACATCACCGTGCTGGGCCGGCAGCGCGCCTTCGTCGAACGCTTCCGGGTCGACCGCCGTGAGCTGTCACGGGTGCGCTACCTGCGCTCGACCGCCAAGGAGATCCCGCGGGTCGCCATCGAGACCGGCCTGATCCTGTTCATCTTCGCCTTCCTGGGCGTGGCGGTGATCGTCGGTGACGGCGCCCTCGAGGCCCTGCCGGTGCTCGGGCTGTTCGGCTACGTGGCGTTGCGGCTGCAACCCTCGCTCAACGAGGTCCTGCACGCCGCGAACTCGCTGAAGTTCGCGGCCGCCGGGATCGAGCACCTGCACGCCGACCTCGCCTCCTTCGACCCCGACCGCTCGCTGCCCGAGCCGGCCGCGGCAACGCGTCCGCTGACCGACGAACTCCGGCTGGTCGGCGTCGCGGCGCGCTACCCCGACACGCACGAGGACGTCCTGAGCGACGTCGACGTCACGATCCGCGCCGGCGAGTACGTCGGCATCGTCGGGCCGACCGGCAGCGGAAAGTCCACGCTGGTGGATCTCCTGCTCGGTCTGCTGGAGCCCAGCGCGGGGCAGATCCTGCTCGACGGTCGCCCGTTGTCGGCGGACGTCGCCGGGTGGCAGGCCACCGTCGGCGCCGTGCACCAGAACGTGTTCCTCGTCGACGCCTCGCTGCGCCGCAACATCGCCCTCGGCGTGCCCGTGGCCGAGATCGACGAGGAGCGGGTCCTCGAGGCCGTCCGCCTGGCGCAGCTCGACCGCTTCGTCGCGTCCCTGCCCGAGGGTCTGGACACCGTCATCGGCGAGGACGGCGTGCGCGTCTCCGGAGGCCAGCGCCAACGCCTGGCCGTCGCGCGGGCCCTGTACCGCCGGCCCTCCACGATCGTGTTCGACGAGGGCACCTCGGCGCTCGACCGCGGGACCGAGTCGCAGCTCATGCAGGCACTCGAACAGCTGCGGGGCCAACGCACGATCATCGCCGTGGCCCACCGGCTGAGCACGGTGCAGCACTGCGACAAGGTCATCCTGGTCGACGCCGGCCGGGTGGTGGACGTCGCCCCGCTCGACGTCCTGGCCGCACGTCACGGCGAACTGCTCGGCGCCCCCTGA
- a CDS encoding NAD(P)/FAD-dependent oxidoreductase encodes MTTSAAGSDDRVVVVGAGPAGLTAAWVLHQGGTDVEVLEADPRKVGGISRTETYEGFRFDIGGHRFFTKADDVVDLWHQMLPDDQWLRVQRMSRIFYDGKFFDYPLRAGDALRKLGLVNSVLCVLSYLRAKAFPRRTVTSFEDWIVNNFGERLYRIFFKTDTEKVWGRPCTAISADWASQRIKGLSLLSAVVNALPWRGRRRGNGSIKTLIEEFEYPRFGPGQLWEHATERLRAEGQQVHLDARVVEVHHAGGSVDHLVVEQGGQRREVRGSDYIATMPLRSLVRAMHPPAPAHVREAAESLHYRDYLTVVLIVDQPEVFPDNWIYIHEPEVQLGRIQNYKNWSIEMVDDPARTALGLEYFTNRGDLDLWEMDDEQLFALGIREAAQIGLVDPQRVVDGTVVRMAKAYPVYDEHYKEHTATIRTWLDEAVKNLQTVGRNGMHKYNNQDHSMMAALLAARNLLGEDFDPWKVNTDAEYHEEQREDPDQAGRLIPGRVAPPAN; translated from the coding sequence GTGACAACCAGCGCTGCCGGCAGCGACGACCGGGTGGTCGTCGTCGGCGCCGGACCCGCCGGCCTGACCGCCGCCTGGGTCCTGCACCAGGGCGGCACCGACGTCGAGGTCCTCGAGGCCGACCCCCGCAAGGTCGGCGGCATCTCCCGGACCGAGACCTACGAGGGGTTCCGCTTCGACATCGGCGGCCACCGCTTCTTCACCAAGGCCGACGACGTCGTCGACCTGTGGCACCAGATGCTGCCCGACGACCAGTGGTTGCGAGTGCAGCGCATGTCCCGCATCTTCTACGACGGCAAGTTCTTCGACTACCCGCTGCGGGCCGGTGACGCGCTGCGCAAGCTCGGGCTGGTCAACTCGGTGCTGTGCGTGCTGTCGTACCTGCGCGCGAAAGCGTTCCCGCGCCGGACGGTGACCAGCTTCGAGGACTGGATCGTCAACAACTTCGGGGAGCGGCTCTACCGGATCTTCTTCAAGACCGACACCGAGAAGGTCTGGGGCCGCCCCTGCACCGCCATCTCGGCGGACTGGGCGTCCCAACGCATCAAGGGCCTGTCGCTGCTGTCCGCGGTGGTCAACGCGCTGCCCTGGCGCGGCCGCCGCCGCGGCAACGGCAGCATCAAGACGCTCATCGAGGAGTTCGAGTACCCCCGCTTCGGACCCGGCCAGCTGTGGGAGCACGCCACCGAGCGCCTGCGGGCCGAGGGGCAGCAGGTCCACCTCGACGCGCGCGTGGTCGAGGTGCACCACGCCGGCGGGTCGGTGGACCACCTCGTGGTCGAGCAGGGCGGGCAGCGACGCGAGGTCCGCGGCAGCGACTACATCGCCACCATGCCCCTGCGCTCGCTGGTCCGCGCGATGCACCCGCCCGCGCCGGCACACGTGCGCGAGGCCGCCGAGTCGCTGCACTACCGCGACTACCTCACGGTCGTGCTGATCGTGGACCAGCCCGAGGTGTTCCCGGACAACTGGATCTACATCCACGAGCCCGAGGTCCAGCTCGGACGCATCCAGAACTACAAGAACTGGTCGATCGAGATGGTCGACGACCCGGCGCGCACCGCCCTGGGCCTGGAGTACTTCACCAACCGCGGCGACCTGGACCTGTGGGAGATGGACGACGAGCAGCTGTTCGCCCTCGGCATCCGCGAGGCCGCGCAGATCGGTCTGGTCGATCCGCAGCGGGTCGTCGACGGCACCGTGGTGCGCATGGCCAAGGCCTACCCGGTCTACGACGAGCACTACAAGGAGCACACCGCCACGATCCGTACGTGGCTCGACGAGGCGGTCAAGAACCTGCAGACGGTCGGCCGCAACGGCATGCACAAGTACAACAACCAGGACCACTCCATGATGGCCGCCCTGCTCGCGGCCCGGAACCTGCTCGGTGAGGACTTCGACCCCTGGAAGGTCAACACCGACGCCGAGTACCACGAGGAGCAGCGCGAGGACCCCGACCAGGCCGGCCGGCTGATCCCCGGGCGTGTCGCACCGCCGGCGAACTGA
- a CDS encoding NAD-dependent epimerase/dehydratase family protein, which yields MSTPWLVTGAAGFIGMHLTERLAAVGQRVVAVDDLQATYEPALTAARWRRVQQLDAVEAVPLDVTDEAGTAALLARVRPPVVIHLAARAGVRGSHLEPMAYLRSNVLGFANVLEQARATGVGHVVYASSSSVYGDDAPVPFRVEHPADHPVSVYAATKRADELLAHSYAHAFGLPCTGLRLFTVYGPWGRPDMAYFAFADAIHAGRPLQVFGDGSALRDFTYVDDVVDAILGLADQPPTGPGGADVGGADAPWRVYNVGHGGQATVAELIEALEQRLGRSARRVHLPAHTGDVRRTHADTTPLRERLGRSPATPLAAGLDRFAAWFLDHRAGVPAPTTTPPTSH from the coding sequence TTGTCCACCCCCTGGCTCGTCACCGGCGCCGCCGGCTTCATCGGGATGCACCTGACCGAGCGGCTCGCCGCCGTCGGGCAGCGGGTCGTCGCCGTCGACGACCTCCAGGCGACCTACGAACCGGCCCTGACCGCGGCCCGATGGCGGCGGGTGCAGCAGCTCGACGCGGTCGAGGCCGTGCCGCTCGACGTCACCGACGAGGCCGGCACCGCCGCACTGCTCGCGCGGGTCCGCCCACCCGTGGTGATCCACCTCGCCGCCCGCGCCGGCGTCCGTGGTTCGCACCTCGAACCGATGGCGTACCTGCGCAGCAACGTGCTCGGCTTCGCCAACGTCCTCGAGCAGGCGCGCGCCACCGGGGTCGGTCACGTCGTGTACGCCTCGTCGAGTTCCGTCTACGGCGACGACGCCCCGGTCCCCTTCCGCGTCGAGCATCCCGCGGACCACCCCGTGAGCGTGTACGCCGCGACGAAACGGGCCGACGAACTGCTCGCCCACAGCTACGCCCACGCCTTCGGGCTGCCCTGCACGGGCCTGCGGCTGTTCACCGTCTACGGCCCGTGGGGACGGCCGGACATGGCGTACTTCGCCTTCGCCGACGCCATCCACGCCGGCCGCCCGCTGCAGGTCTTCGGCGACGGTTCGGCCCTGCGCGACTTCACCTACGTCGACGACGTCGTCGACGCGATCCTGGGGCTCGCCGACCAGCCCCCGACCGGCCCCGGCGGCGCGGACGTCGGCGGCGCCGACGCCCCGTGGCGGGTCTACAACGTCGGCCACGGCGGGCAGGCCACGGTCGCCGAACTGATCGAGGCGCTCGAGCAGCGACTCGGCCGGTCCGCCCGGCGGGTCCACCTGCCCGCGCACACCGGGGACGTGCGACGCACCCACGCCGACACCACGCCGCTGCGCGAGCGCCTGGGCCGGTCCCCCGCCACCCCACTGGCCGCCGGTCTCGACCGTTTCGCCGCGTGGTTCCTCGACCACCGAGCGGGTGTCCCGGCGCCGACCACGACGCCGCCGACGAGCCACTGA
- a CDS encoding glycosyltransferase family 2 protein, whose amino-acid sequence MSTPLLSIVVPTRDRHELLRAAVDSALAQTLRDEVEVVVVDDGSRTPVDLPHDPRLRIVRHERSTGGAAARNAGTTAATGRLVAYLDDDDELVPHFAEVSLAGLEASRLPPPVGVLSTLEAVDPQGRLLERKRPQASPRGSWYGLEDRLAGRSFHAKQTLVVERRVLLDLGGWDERFRSRVHTELFLRLNRVCSLDAIDEPTYRLLVHPGPRVSSDPELRQRSFTQLFDVHAEAFAARPRGAARFLLDHAEQSWRDGQRTAAARAVTQALRRAPGFAAWELGGRARHRLRERVAQR is encoded by the coding sequence ATGTCCACGCCGCTGCTGAGCATCGTCGTCCCGACCCGGGACCGCCACGAACTGCTGCGGGCCGCCGTCGACAGCGCCCTCGCGCAGACCCTGCGCGACGAGGTGGAGGTCGTGGTGGTCGACGACGGCTCGCGCACGCCGGTCGACCTTCCGCACGACCCCCGGCTGCGGATCGTTCGGCACGAGCGTTCGACGGGCGGCGCGGCGGCCCGCAACGCCGGCACCACGGCCGCCACCGGCCGGCTGGTCGCCTACCTCGACGACGACGACGAGCTCGTCCCGCACTTCGCCGAGGTGTCGCTCGCCGGACTCGAGGCCAGCCGGCTGCCGCCACCGGTCGGGGTGTTGAGCACCCTCGAGGCGGTGGACCCGCAGGGCCGCCTCCTGGAGCGCAAACGGCCCCAGGCCTCGCCGCGCGGGAGCTGGTACGGCCTCGAGGACCGCCTTGCCGGACGCAGCTTCCACGCCAAGCAGACCCTGGTGGTCGAACGGCGCGTGCTGCTCGACCTCGGTGGCTGGGACGAACGGTTCCGCTCGCGCGTGCACACCGAGCTGTTCCTGCGCCTGAACCGGGTGTGCTCCCTGGACGCGATCGACGAACCGACCTACCGGCTGCTGGTCCACCCCGGGCCGCGGGTGTCGAGCGACCCGGAGCTGCGACAGCGCAGCTTCACGCAGCTGTTCGACGTCCATGCCGAGGCGTTCGCGGCCCGTCCCCGCGGCGCGGCGCGCTTCCTGCTCGACCACGCCGAACAGTCGTGGCGAGACGGACAGCGCACGGCCGCCGCACGCGCCGTGACCCAGGCCCTGCGCCGCGCCCCGGGATTCGCGGCCTGGGAGCTCGGCGGACGGGCCCGGCACCGGTTGCGGGAGCGCGTCGCCCAGCGCTGA
- a CDS encoding class I SAM-dependent methyltransferase: MPDPGRPGPLGRLWLRACRFSFSRRRLSRVSLERFVAAQATDEPALVVHSLDIDRARLFPNAHTITARPGADADVHTDPAYGALAEVPDASYDVAVCTGLLEHVAEPAALIAQLHRILRPGGRLVVTASAVFPFHGAPHNYFHLTPYGLRHLFREWSGFRTLQGSSGPYTTVAILLQRINQQCDVFPPLRVCNEVLMKLLPRLDRFVLRQYDTMAHRGPGAVTEHAMPAALHAVVIR, from the coding sequence ATGCCCGACCCGGGTCGACCCGGGCCGCTGGGCCGGTTGTGGCTGCGCGCCTGCCGGTTCTCGTTCAGCCGCCGCCGGTTGTCGCGTGTCAGCCTCGAGCGCTTCGTCGCCGCACAGGCCACCGACGAGCCGGCCCTGGTGGTGCACAGCCTCGACATCGACCGGGCGCGTCTGTTCCCGAACGCCCACACCATCACGGCCCGCCCCGGCGCCGACGCGGACGTGCACACCGACCCGGCCTACGGTGCCCTGGCCGAGGTCCCCGACGCCAGCTACGACGTGGCGGTGTGCACCGGCCTGCTCGAGCACGTCGCCGAACCGGCCGCCCTGATCGCGCAACTGCACCGGATCCTGCGGCCCGGTGGACGGTTGGTCGTCACCGCCAGTGCGGTGTTCCCCTTCCACGGCGCGCCGCACAACTACTTCCATCTGACGCCCTACGGGCTGCGTCACCTGTTCCGCGAGTGGTCGGGCTTCCGGACGTTGCAGGGGTCGAGCGGCCCCTACACGACGGTCGCGATCCTGCTCCAGCGGATCAACCAACAGTGCGACGTCTTCCCGCCCCTGCGGGTGTGCAACGAGGTCCTGATGAAGCTGCTGCCGAGACTCGACCGGTTCGTGCTGCGCCAGTACGACACGATGGCGCACCGCGGACCCGGCGCGGTGACCGAGCACGCCATGCCCGCGGCGCTGCACGCGGTGGTGATCCGATGA